CCGGGCATGTACACCGACACCGCGCGGCCCAACCACCTGGCCCAGGAAGTCATCGACAACAGCGTCGACGAAGCCCTGGCCGGCCACGCCCGCTCGGTGCAGGTGATCCTCCACGCCGACAACTCCCTGGAAGTGATCGACGACGGCCGCGGCATGCCGGTGGACATCCACCCCGAAGAGGGCGTGCCCGGTGTCGAACTGATCCTCACCAAGCTGCACGCGGGCGGCAAGTTCTCCAACAAGAACTATCAGTTCTCCGGCGGCCTGCACGGCGTGGGCATTTCCGTGGTCAACGCGCTGTCGACCCAGGTGCGGGTCAAGGTCAAGCGCGACGGCAACGAGTACCAGATGACCTTCGCCGACGGCTTCAAGGCCTCGGACCTGCAAGTCATCGGCACCGTCGGCAAGCGCAACACCGGCACCAGCGTGCACTTCAGCCCCGACCCGAAATACTTCGACAGCCCCAAGTTCTCGGTCAGCCGTCTCAAGCACGTGCTCAAGGCCAAGGCGGTGCTGTGCCCGGGCCTGCTGGTCAGCTTCGAAGACAAGTCCAGCGGCGAGAAGGTCGAATGGCACTACGAGGACGGCCTGCGCTCGTACCTGCAGGACTCGGTGAACGACTTTCTGCGCCTGCCCGACGAGCCGTTCTGCGGCAGCTTCGCCGGTAACAAGGAGGCGGTGGACTGGGCCCTGCTGTGGCTGCCCGAAGGCGGCGACAGCCTGCAGGAAAGCTACGTCAACCTGATTCCTACCGCCCAGGGCGGCACCCATGTGAACGGCCTGCGCCAGGGCCTGCTGGACGCCATGCGCGAGTTCTGCGAATTCCGCAGCCTGCTGCCACGGGGCGTGAAGCTGGCCCCTGAAGACGTCTGGGAGCGCATCGCCTTCGTGCTCTCGACCAAGATGCAGGAGCCGCAGTTCTCCGGCCAGACCAAGGAGCGCCTGTCATCCCGCGAGGCGGCGGCGTTCGTTTCCGGCGTGGTCAAGGACGCTTTCAGCCTGTGGCTCAATACCCATCCCGAGCTGGGCATGCAACTGGCCGAACTGGCGATCAGCAACGCTGGCCGCCGTCTCAAGGCCAGCAAGAAGGTCGAGCGCAAGCGCATCACCCAGGGGCCGGCATTGCCTGGCAAGCTGGCCGACTGCGCCGGCCAGG
The Pseudomonas sp. DTU_2021_1001937_2_SI_NGA_ILE_001 DNA segment above includes these coding regions:
- the parE gene encoding DNA topoisomerase IV subunit B — encoded protein: MATPSASSYNADAIEVLSGLDPVRKRPGMYTDTARPNHLAQEVIDNSVDEALAGHARSVQVILHADNSLEVIDDGRGMPVDIHPEEGVPGVELILTKLHAGGKFSNKNYQFSGGLHGVGISVVNALSTQVRVKVKRDGNEYQMTFADGFKASDLQVIGTVGKRNTGTSVHFSPDPKYFDSPKFSVSRLKHVLKAKAVLCPGLLVSFEDKSSGEKVEWHYEDGLRSYLQDSVNDFLRLPDEPFCGSFAGNKEAVDWALLWLPEGGDSLQESYVNLIPTAQGGTHVNGLRQGLLDAMREFCEFRSLLPRGVKLAPEDVWERIAFVLSTKMQEPQFSGQTKERLSSREAAAFVSGVVKDAFSLWLNTHPELGMQLAELAISNAGRRLKASKKVERKRITQGPALPGKLADCAGQDPARSELFLVEGDSAGGSAKQARDKEYQAILPLRGKILNTWEVDGGEVLASQEVHNIAVAIGVDPGATDLSQLRYGKICILADADSDGLHIATLLCALFVQHFRPLVDAGHVYVAMPPLYRIDLGKEIYYALDESERDGILDRLVAEKKRGKPQVTRFKGLGEMNPPQLRETTMDPNTRRLVQLTLDDYAATTEIMDMLLAKKRAGDRKSWLEAKGNLAEVMI